One genomic window of Acidovorax radicis includes the following:
- the hxsA gene encoding His-Xaa-Ser repeat protein HxsA — protein sequence MSKFVRNLSLFVAGLPLLVTKSVSAAPAPRAEMEPLDTAGAVPLRPLNLESDNLFAGHRSHSSHRSHSSHSSHYSGSSGSSSYRAPAYVVPSPAPAYVAPSPAPVSPPATNRYAPEPAPAPGAPRQFLDSNNASGSNTPAKNGVSQLSPPGKQPPSSDELTHPEKLRLQIMRVQIKLRSLGLYDGSIDGVMNDGLREALKHFQELKGFQKTGTMTTPTLNALGIPAVN from the coding sequence ATGAGCAAATTCGTTCGAAACCTCTCTCTTTTCGTGGCGGGGTTGCCTTTACTGGTCACTAAGAGCGTATCAGCGGCACCCGCACCCAGAGCGGAGATGGAGCCGCTCGACACGGCTGGTGCTGTGCCGTTGCGCCCATTAAATTTAGAATCAGACAATCTGTTTGCAGGACATCGTTCGCACTCCAGCCATAGATCGCATTCAAGCCACAGCTCTCACTACTCAGGATCCAGTGGGAGCTCTAGCTACCGTGCCCCTGCATATGTAGTGCCAAGCCCGGCTCCAGCCTACGTAGCACCATCTCCTGCCCCAGTATCTCCTCCTGCGACGAACCGCTATGCCCCCGAGCCAGCACCGGCCCCTGGAGCACCTCGACAGTTTTTGGATTCGAACAACGCATCTGGATCCAATACCCCCGCGAAGAATGGCGTGTCTCAGTTATCTCCACCTGGAAAGCAGCCCCCCTCTTCAGATGAGTTGACTCATCCAGAGAAACTGCGACTGCAGATCATGCGAGTTCAGATCAAGCTTCGCAGCCTGGGCCTGTATGACGGATCGATAGATGGGGTGATGAATGACGGCCTGCGTGAGGCACTAAAGCACTTCCAAGAGCTGAAGGGATTTCAGAAGACTGGGACTATGACAACGCCTACGCTCAATGCACTTGGCATACCTGCCGTCAACTGA
- the hxsC gene encoding His-Xaa-Ser system radical SAM maturase HxsC produces the protein MRRVPADLDERCGAHVRRVVDFEGFAAQWEPSLYFLVRVQSPDERRSIEDLQRTGLDNLAWAVSDQLEIGDIVVARPFTGELIVLLRATDTHHTLFLTNRCNSNCLMCSQPPTKEDDGWLVEEALEAISHLNWHPRTIGLTGGEPLLLGAGLRRILDAIGHRLPQTAVEVLTNGRLFADATVVEEVLSGLSTKVRWLVPLYGHANFLHDFVVQAPGAFDETIDGLLTLQDHQQEIQLRSVLISPVLEVLPELALFVARNLPFIREWALMGCEPIGFALANREACEVDLIAWGATLEQTRRVLRTYRIPHVWMNTPLCALPQPLWPQAQKSISDWKNVFAPECEGCAAKKNCSGLFAWYERGWKPAPLRTIETSEVNL, from the coding sequence ATGCGTAGAGTGCCTGCCGACCTCGATGAGAGATGCGGTGCGCACGTGCGTCGGGTGGTGGATTTCGAGGGCTTTGCGGCTCAGTGGGAGCCGTCTCTCTATTTCTTGGTGCGAGTCCAGAGTCCCGACGAAAGGCGTTCCATTGAGGACTTGCAGCGTACCGGCCTCGATAACCTCGCTTGGGCCGTAAGCGATCAGCTGGAGATTGGGGACATCGTTGTCGCGCGCCCATTCACGGGAGAGTTGATCGTCCTGCTGCGAGCAACTGACACCCATCACACGCTGTTCCTCACAAATCGATGCAACAGCAATTGCCTGATGTGCTCCCAACCGCCAACCAAGGAAGACGACGGGTGGCTCGTTGAGGAAGCCTTAGAGGCCATCTCCCATCTGAATTGGCACCCTCGAACCATCGGCCTCACTGGTGGTGAGCCATTGCTGCTGGGCGCAGGCCTACGGCGGATTCTGGATGCCATTGGTCACCGTCTTCCCCAGACGGCAGTGGAAGTTTTGACCAATGGCCGGTTGTTTGCAGATGCAACTGTCGTGGAGGAGGTTCTATCGGGCCTCAGTACGAAGGTTCGTTGGTTGGTGCCGCTGTACGGGCATGCCAACTTCCTGCATGACTTTGTTGTGCAGGCCCCCGGCGCCTTTGACGAGACGATTGATGGATTGCTCACGCTCCAGGATCACCAACAGGAGATCCAGTTGCGCTCCGTGTTGATTTCTCCGGTCTTGGAGGTTCTGCCGGAGCTGGCCCTGTTCGTCGCCCGAAACCTCCCATTCATCCGGGAGTGGGCATTGATGGGGTGCGAGCCGATCGGGTTTGCCCTAGCTAATCGAGAAGCTTGCGAAGTGGACCTGATCGCTTGGGGCGCAACACTGGAGCAAACCCGCAGAGTGCTACGCACCTACCGGATTCCCCACGTCTGGATGAACACGCCTTTGTGCGCGTTACCTCAGCCTCTTTGGCCTCAGGCGCAGAAGAGCATTTCAGATTGGAAGAACGTCTTTGCACCTGAATGTGAGGGTTGTGCAGCAAAGAAGAACTGCTCTGGACTGTTTGCCTGGTATGAGCGAGGCTGGAAACCTGCGCCCCTAAGAACAATTGAGACAAGCGAGGTCAATTTATGA
- a CDS encoding IS5 family transposase, which produces MKQSSLDLSLSTKKTRKQELLAQMDRVVPWAALVELIAPYYPEGKNGRPPFALEAMLRTHCMQQWFTLSDLSMEEAFFDTPIYREFAGLDAHGRMPDESTILRFRHRLEKHKLAEQILATVNELLAAQGLLLKAGTAVDATLIAAPSSTKNKDRKRDPEMHSSQKGNEWHFGMKAHIGVDADSGLVHTVIGTSGNVADVVEGNSLLHGEEKDGFGDAGYQGVHKRPDARASVTWHIAMRPGKRKELDKETNPVDALIDQMEKIKASIRAKVEHPFRVIKRQFGYVKVRYRGLKKNTLQLKTLFALSNLWMVRHQLLAVQG; this is translated from the coding sequence GAGCACCAAGAAGACCCGCAAGCAGGAGCTGCTGGCCCAGATGGATCGGGTGGTTCCCTGGGCTGCGTTGGTCGAACTCATTGCCCCGTACTACCCCGAAGGCAAGAACGGACGTCCACCCTTTGCATTGGAGGCCATGCTGCGCACCCATTGCATGCAGCAGTGGTTCACCTTGTCGGATCTGTCAATGGAAGAAGCCTTCTTTGACACCCCGATCTACCGGGAGTTTGCAGGCCTTGATGCCCATGGGCGAATGCCTGACGAGAGCACTATTTTGAGGTTCCGCCATCGACTGGAGAAACACAAGCTGGCCGAGCAGATTCTGGCCACGGTCAACGAACTGCTGGCAGCGCAGGGCTTGCTGCTCAAGGCGGGCACTGCGGTAGACGCCACGCTGATCGCAGCGCCCAGCTCTACCAAGAACAAGGACAGAAAGCGCGATCCAGAGATGCACTCCAGCCAAAAGGGCAACGAATGGCACTTTGGTATGAAGGCTCACATTGGCGTGGACGCAGACTCAGGATTGGTGCACACCGTCATTGGCACCTCGGGCAACGTGGCGGACGTAGTAGAGGGCAACAGCTTGCTGCACGGAGAGGAAAAAGACGGGTTTGGTGACGCGGGCTATCAAGGCGTGCACAAGCGCCCGGATGCCCGGGCTAGCGTGACGTGGCACATAGCGATGCGCCCGGGCAAGCGCAAAGAGCTGGATAAAGAGACCAACCCCGTAGACGCGCTCATAGACCAGATGGAGAAGATCAAGGCAAGTATCCGGGCCAAGGTGGAGCACCCCTTTCGGGTGATCAAGCGGCAGTTTGGATATGTGAAGGTGCGCTACCGGGGTTTGAAGAAGAACACGCTGCAGCTCAAGACGTTGTTTGCGCTGTCCAATCTGTGGATGGTGCGCCACCAATTGCTGGCGGTGCAGGGATGA
- the hxsB gene encoding His-Xaa-Ser system radical SAM maturase HxsB: MPSRHRLLPDGHIIVTGAAGDFAFFDSEEFDRFRVSPQNLELRKQAALRARFLLADEAMSRGMQRLLASRIAAKRETVTSGPSLHIIVPTLQCAHSCQYCQVSRSLDDEGHTMSLSDLNAACDTILESKSDQLTVEFQGGDPLLRFDLVKHAILRIREGAAANRRIRFVVASTLHQLDDAMCAFFKEHSVYMSTSLDGPRALHNANRPTPGRNAYERTLAGIQLARERIGAEAVAALMTTTKASLAFPEAIVDEYVRQGFREIFLRPLSSYGFAKRNQNLLGYSVQDFLVFYRRGLDRIMYWNQRGVELREVYAAILLNKMLSTFDAGYVDLQSPTGAGTSVLVYNYDGFVYPSDEARMLAETGDRSLRMGRIGESLGGLLNSPVRQQLVEASDVRSMSDCRDCAYNLYCSPNPVDAQAQHGTMAIAAGATEHCQRHMALFDAMFTALRTADEDTSARMHEWAQVRESCANA; the protein is encoded by the coding sequence ATGCCGTCCAGACACCGCCTACTTCCGGATGGCCACATCATCGTGACCGGAGCGGCCGGGGACTTTGCGTTCTTTGACAGCGAGGAATTTGATCGATTTCGCGTGTCCCCACAAAATCTTGAACTTCGAAAACAGGCCGCCCTGCGTGCACGCTTTCTGCTCGCTGATGAGGCTATGTCAAGGGGCATGCAACGCTTGCTGGCTTCGCGTATTGCAGCGAAGCGAGAGACCGTTACCTCAGGTCCATCGCTTCATATCATCGTGCCCACCCTGCAATGCGCCCACTCCTGCCAATATTGCCAGGTAAGCAGGTCCCTTGACGACGAGGGGCATACGATGTCGCTTTCGGATCTGAATGCTGCATGCGACACCATTCTCGAAAGCAAATCCGATCAGCTCACCGTCGAGTTTCAAGGCGGTGATCCGCTGCTGCGATTCGACCTGGTCAAACATGCCATCCTGCGCATCCGCGAGGGGGCAGCAGCGAACCGTCGAATTCGCTTTGTAGTCGCTTCAACTCTCCATCAGCTCGACGACGCGATGTGTGCCTTTTTCAAGGAACACAGCGTCTACATGTCGACCAGCTTGGATGGGCCTCGCGCACTACATAACGCCAATCGACCGACCCCAGGTCGAAATGCTTACGAACGTACCCTGGCTGGCATCCAACTGGCACGAGAAAGGATTGGAGCCGAAGCCGTTGCCGCCTTGATGACGACAACCAAAGCGTCTCTGGCTTTCCCTGAGGCGATCGTGGATGAGTATGTCCGCCAGGGGTTTCGGGAGATCTTCTTGCGACCGCTCAGCAGCTATGGGTTCGCCAAACGCAATCAGAACCTGCTCGGCTACTCTGTCCAGGATTTCCTGGTCTTCTATCGGCGTGGTCTTGATCGGATCATGTACTGGAACCAGCGCGGCGTGGAGCTGCGGGAGGTGTACGCGGCGATCTTGTTGAACAAGATGCTCTCAACCTTTGATGCGGGCTACGTGGATCTTCAAAGTCCGACAGGCGCAGGTACCAGTGTCCTTGTATACAACTACGACGGGTTTGTTTATCCCAGCGATGAAGCGCGCATGCTCGCAGAGACAGGGGATCGATCGCTACGAATGGGGCGCATTGGTGAATCCTTGGGCGGGCTACTCAACTCCCCGGTGCGGCAGCAATTGGTGGAGGCCAGCGACGTTCGATCCATGAGCGATTGCCGCGACTGCGCCTACAACTTGTACTGCTCGCCCAACCCCGTCGATGCCCAGGCTCAGCACGGAACAATGGCTATTGCTGCGGGTGCAACTGAACACTGCCAGCGGCATATGGCTCTCTTTGACGCCATGTTCACGGCCCTGCGCACTGCTGACGAGGATACGTCTGCGCGAATGCACGAGTGGGCGCAAGTGCGGGAGTCATGCGCCAATGCGTAG
- a CDS encoding helix-turn-helix domain-containing protein, with the protein MKKYKTEFKLEVVQSFLAGEGGAKLLARRWSVPEEKVRTWVSHYRLHGIDGLRPKRSAYSAQFKLQVLAHQDREQLSSRQVAALC; encoded by the coding sequence ATGAAGAAGTACAAAACGGAGTTCAAGCTGGAAGTGGTCCAAAGCTTCTTGGCTGGCGAAGGCGGCGCGAAGCTCTTGGCTCGGCGGTGGTCGGTTCCCGAGGAGAAGGTTCGCACATGGGTGAGCCACTACCGCCTGCACGGCATCGACGGTCTACGCCCCAAGCGCAGCGCGTACAGTGCGCAGTTCAAGTTGCAGGTGCTGGCTCATCAAGATCGCGAGCAGCTTTCCAGTCGTCAGGTCGCGGCGCTCTGCTGA